The stretch of DNA tcttttggaataaaaatccGTCAACATGGGTCGTATGCACGCTCCTGGGTAAATATCTCTAAATATTTTGCTCAAAACTGTgtgaaatcattgagaaaattgaaattagtGTTTGTTCTATTTGGTGGATTGagtaaaaattaggaaatttgAGTGGAAATGCGtgaaaaatggatttttatgtCCGGTGCCACATGgataatgttttctttttgtatctTTTCAGCAAGGGTATATCCCAATCAGCACTTCCATATCGCCGCTCCGTGCCGTCATGGCTTAAACTCACCGCGGATGATGTTAAGGATCAAATTAAGCGGTTGGGAAAGAAGGGAATGACCCCATCGCAAATTGGTAAGTTTTGAGGTTAATTAATGCTGTTTCCTTGTCTTCCGGACAcaacaattcaatttaatttgcatcatttcttctttttacaGGTATTATCCTTCGAGATTCGCACGGTGTTGCTCAGGTGAGATTTGTCAATGGCAACAAAATCCTGCGTATCATGAAATCCGTGGGCTTGAAGCCTGACATCCCGGAGGATCTGTACTACCTGATCAAGAAGGCCGTGGCCATCCGTAAGCACCTCGAGAGGAATCGTAAGGACAAGGACAGCAAATTCCGTCTTATTCTCGTGGAATCCCGTATTCATCGGCTTGCCCGTTTCTACAAAACAAAGGGGGTTTTGCCACCAAACTGGAAATACGAATCCAGCACGGCATCTGCCCTTGTGGCTTAATGTGTGTCCGGAAACACTTGATGCAAAATAAGAAGggatattgaaaaaaatatttcttttattttacttctgTAAGTCTTGTTGCGCCTTTTGCCATTTAGCCATCATGAGAGAAACCTCCTTCATGTCCGTTTTGGATGTTTTaaccttcttcttcttcactttgGGACTCGGGGCAATTGGTGGTGGCTCAACTTCCGGTTTCGTTGTCTTTTTCACATCCGCCGCCGGTGCTTCTTCAATCACCTCCGGAGGTGGTGGTTTCATTGACGTCTCCAGGGATGCTAGATCAGAGTAGAAGTAATCCAGCtccaaattcaatttatttgttatcaccggcggtggtggtggtacAGGAGTAATCTGGAATAGTAAAAGAACGTCAAGAAAAGATgctaaagaaggaaaaaaaagaattaggaTCCTCACCATAGGCGCAGGAGGTGGTTCCGGACTGGAATTCCATGCTGGCGGCTCAGGTGCACGAAGTTCATCCCCACTGTCTTCCGAAAGTTTTGCCTTTTTCGCAATGGGTACCTCAGTTTCACTCGCTCCGGGATAGGGTGGTGTTGTGCAAATCTCCATTTCGTCCCCAGCACACGTGACATCGGGTTCCGGGAAGTCCCACTGTATCCTGCCAGTGGCCAAATTCTGGTAGTAGTACCGGGAGTTTtccctaaaattttttgaagccgaaaaaagagagaaagaaaagaagaaaacaataCAGCGAGCATATTCTCTGACCAATTgttcttgtgaatttttttttctcccgaGCAAATTCTTCTcagtttgagaagaaaaatcaggTAGAGAGCTCCTAGAATTGCACAGCACACACATTCTGAGCAACTCCCGGATATCGCTTCTAGCCGTCCTTTTGCTAAGATAAAAGCATAGAAACTccattaaattaatcattcaaagggtttttgtagaaaaaaaaattatacataccTCGATGTATACAacataatacataataaattcattattttatgcTACTAAAGAAGATCCTGAAAgtgaatttctcattttttttctttaaatattaaacattttcactaTGTTTTGCTGAAGATCAATCTCCCAACGAAGCCTATATTTTGTTCCTTTGGGAAGAGGATTTCTATTGGAATCACAGTCGgatatagattttcttttacatatcttaatatataaagctgaaaagtttgtttgtctgtctgtggcacatgaactcctcctaaaccgctgggccgatcttgatgaaatttggtatgggggtagagggggtcaatacgagttgcaagcgctatatgggattccgccccaacccccctttgtagcgcccccacagaaaaactaatttttcccactttctacctgctgaagggtcagataacgggatttttttatttttagaatttttcggggtaccgtattattcatcccccctactaatatacgccccccttttatagcttaaaatggagtttgctcacacgtgattgggggctcgggttgactagtaaataataattttgaggCAAAGGCTGCCTATTGGGGGGCTTAGGGCCAATTCTTTGGCGATCTTTGCGATACAAATCCAAAAATATCCTACCTATCCCATTTGCATTTCCAACCATTTGGGGCCACATCATTCTCCAGCTGCAAGAGGCTTTTTGTCGTCGTGTTGAGCCAATTCATTATGTAGTGCTTTGATAGGTGTCGAGTATCAAAAGCAGCCAGGAGagtctgaaaaattaataaaaagatttttttttctctgcaaaaactttttcttttaagcagAAAAATCTCACCTCAAGTTGAATCTGCATAATCTGTACTCCAGAAATAATGGGTCTTCCCTCGGACAGGAATTTTACTTTTGCACCAATTAACGAGCTAAGTTCCTTCACTTCCTCAATGCTCTGCTCATCATCAGTCGCGGTATCCGTTGAAGCATCCTTCGTTGTTGTCTCAATTTGTTTCTCCTCACTCTCCATCTCTTCATCctttttatcagaaaattcaACACCTCCCTTCTGAAAGTTCTCATAGAGACTTCCTTTGGGTTTGTTCTCCGAACTCCCTGAATCATCTTGGTCAGTTTCCGGTTTGGAAATTTGTTCTGTCTTCGGGGgaattcttggaatttctATTCTTCTCTTCCTCATTGTGAGTTTCATATCAATTTCCATGTTGGAAATTGAAGATTTCTCcgacattttatttgcatcGGATCCTGGGAGATTTTCCGGTGATTTGCTTTTCTCTCTGTCCGCCTGATAGGTTCTCTCCAATTCCGAGAGAGTGACTGAAGTTTCATTGCTGAAGAGAATACTGCTTCCGGTGGTATTTACTGTTTTATCCGTTGCATGATGGTCATTTGGATCGTGGGAATACAATTTGTATGGAAGAAGTTCCTCGCTGGGAATCGGTTCAGgaggtttttccgatgatttcTCATCTTCACGATATGCCTGgaaatgtgagatttttttgtataaatgtcctctaataaattaattttatttaaagggaAAGGATTGACTTCAGATTGAAAACTTAACCATCATTGGATTGCACCGATTGCACATCGTTGAGCCCAAGAACTAATGGACCAAACAACCAAACTTCTACTATAATATTAAAAGTCCTAGGAATAAGATTCACAGCACTTGAGCCCAGCGAATGTAATGCAACGGAATTATTTGAATCTCAGGCGCAGGATATCATCATATTattgtcttaaaaaaatactttttaatgaagaaatccGTGGAATTTCTTACCTCAATCTTTGTCTTCTTTCCTAAAGTTGCTGAATGTTCAGCAATAGCAGTTGTTCTTGACTTTTCACCCTGACCTTCAGTTGATTCACATTCATCCTCAGATGAATCACTGGATCTCCCGTATGAGGAAATGAGCTCAATCTTCTCATCGTCGGAATTGTAATTTGTAAGATGTTCCGGATATTTTTTTGCCTGCGT from Lutzomyia longipalpis isolate SR_M1_2022 chromosome 1, ASM2433408v1 encodes:
- the LOC129787655 gene encoding 40S ribosomal protein S13 — its product is MGRMHAPGKGISQSALPYRRSVPSWLKLTADDVKDQIKRLGKKGMTPSQIGIILRDSHGVAQVRFVNGNKILRIMKSVGLKPDIPEDLYYLIKKAVAIRKHLERNRKDKDSKFRLILVESRIHRLARFYKTKGVLPPNWKYESSTASALVA
- the LOC129787544 gene encoding formin-binding protein 4-like, producing the protein MLANNSENRLTHLLGAYNSDSDNENEEEAPEERKNGMNADNNTLYTEWTQCFDRDSGHPYFWNIQTKEVTWEMPQEYSTYLEWVKSSKFSHEQRWKVYEAEDTKTPYYVDEVTRIVFWEMPEEYKKGLASHEKEPVKEVRKEPQKEPQKVLKKVEKKVHKTQAKKYPEHLTNYNSDDEKIELISSYGRSSDSSEDECESTEGQGEKSRTTAIAEHSATLGKKTKIEAYREDEKSSEKPPEPIPSEELLPYKLYSHDPNDHHATDKTVNTTGSSILFSNETSVTLSELERTYQADREKSKSPENLPGSDANKMSEKSSISNMEIDMKLTMRKRRIEIPRIPPKTEQISKPETDQDDSGSSENKPKGSLYENFQKGGVEFSDKKDEEMESEEKQIETTTKDASTDTATDDEQSIEEVKELSSLIGAKVKFLSEGRPIISGVQIMQIQLETLLAAFDTRHLSKHYIMNWLNTTTKSLLQLENDVAPNGWKCKWDRENSRYYYQNLATGRIQWDFPEPDVTCAGDEMEICTTPPYPGASETEVPIAKKAKLSEDSGDELRAPEPPAWNSSPEPPPAPMITPVPPPPPVITNKLNLELDYFYSDLASLETSMKPPPPEVIEEAPAADVKKTTKPEVEPPPIAPSPKVKKKKVKTSKTDMKEVSLMMAKWQKAQQDLQK